From the genome of Carcharodon carcharias isolate sCarCar2 chromosome 34, sCarCar2.pri, whole genome shotgun sequence, one region includes:
- the mrps12 gene encoding 28S ribosomal protein S12, mitochondrial-like, producing the protein MLSIGVMRTWMSSVTLGATRLTSSSPASHLQRAFPPGVTLPPSVCQQSSRTMATLHQMHKMGKPKRPPPKVGPTFSRPQLKGVVLKTMIRKPKKPNSANRKCARVRLSNGKEVIVFIPGEGHNLQEHNIVLVEGGRTQDLPGVKLKVVRGKYDCAHVQKKK; encoded by the coding sequence GAGCCACGAGACTGACCAGCTCCTCACCAGCTTCCCATCTCCAGCGCGCTTTCCCGCCCGGAGTCACACTGCCTCCCTCCGTTTGCCAGCAGAGCAGCCGCACCATGGCCACCCTCCACCAGATGCACAAGATGGGCAAGCCTAAGCGCCCGCCCCCCAAGGTGGGCCCCACCTTCAGCCGGCCCCAGTTGAAAGGGGTGGTGCTGAAGACCATGATCCGCAAACCCAAGAAGCCCAACTCGGCCAACCGCAAGTGTGCCCGTGTCCGGCTGAGCAACGGCAAGGAGGTGATCGTCTTCATCCCCGGAGAGGGCCACAATCTCCAGGAGCACAACATCGTGCTGGTGGAGGGGGGCCGAACGCAGGACCTCCCGGGTGTCAAGCTAAAAGTCGTGCGCGGGAAGTACGACTGTGCTCACGTTCAAAAGAAAAAGTAA
- the socs9 gene encoding suppressor of cytokine signaling 9, translated as MSEPRENERPEKDKRAVRPKVRQGEPEDQRESRSKRRNRNSHKSELSAGASGMGQKEGNVGNPSGGKSGKQNPDLTREKDSHDFGTCKLHSRSLRQRIQDVVGQCFPIKSHSLHSAILSSSKRKIHISELMLDKCPFPAGTDLAQKWYLIKQHTAPVSQSSPMLDTASSGGTPVEDEDDRLRERRRISIEQGVEPPPHAQIHTFEVTAQINPLYKLGPKLAPGMNELAGDDRATLQVQESVCVEEVSPPQLPPEQVEIKDGYRAHTQIDYIHCLVPDLLELTTFPCYWGVMDRYQAEALLEGKPEGAFLLRDSAQEDYLFSVSFRRYSRSLHARIEQWNHNFSFDVHDPSVFHAPTVTGLLEHYKDPNSCMFFEPLLSSPINRTFPFSLQHICRAAISSCSTYDGIDLLPIPNTLKEYLKEYHYKQKVRVRRLDTR; from the coding sequence ATGTCAGAGCCGCGAGAGAACGAGAGGCCGGAGAAGGATAAGCGGGCTGTGAGGCCAAAGGTCAGACAAGGAGAGCCAGAAGATCAGAGGGAAAGTCGCAGCAAGAGGAGGAACAGAAATTCTCACAAATCCGAACTCTCTGCCGGTGCCTCTGGAATGGGACAAAAGGAGGGAAATGTCGGGAATCCTTCGGGTGGGAAATCAGGGAAACAGAACCCGGATCTGACTCGGGAGAAGGATTCCCATGACTTTGGGACTTGCAAACTGCACAGCAGATCCCTGAGGCAGCGGATTCAGGATGTTGTGGGTCAGTGCTTCCCCATTAAATCCCACAGCCTACATTCTGCCATCTTATCCTCCTCCAAGAGGAAGATCCACATTAGTGAACTGATGCTTGATAAATGTCCCTTCCCTGCTGGCACAGATTTAGCACAGAAATGGTACCTGATCAAGCAGCACACAGCCCCCGTGTCGCAGAGCTCGCCGATGCTGGATACTGCATCCTCTGGCGGGACCCCTGTGGAGGATGAAGATGACCGTCTGCGGGAGAGACGGCGGATCAGCATTGAGCAAGGGGTTGAGCCTCCCCCCCACGCACAAATCCATACCTTTGAGGTGACAGCGCAGATTAACCCTTTGTACAAACTGGGGCCCAAACTGGCGCCAGGAATGAATGAGCTGGCTGGAGATGACCGGGCCACACTCCAGGTacaggagagcgtgtgtgttgaAGAGGTGTCACCTCCCCAACTGCCCCCAGAGCAGGTGGAGATCAAAGACGGCTATCGTGCCCACACGCAGATTGACTACATCCACTGCCTGGTTCCCGACCTCCTGGAGTTGACCACTTTTCCTTGCTACTGGGGGGTCATGGACCGATACCAGGCTGAGGCCCTGTTGGAGGGCAAGCCAGAGGGAGCCTTCCTGCTGCGGGACTCAGCACAGGAGGACTACCTGTTCTCAGTCAGCTTCCGCAGGTACAGTCGCTCCCTGCACGCACGCATCGAACAGTGGAACCACAATTTCAGCTTTGATGTTCACGACCCCAGTGTCTTCCATGCTCCCACTGTCACCGGCCTCCTGGAGCACTACAAGGATCCCAACTCCTGTATGTTCTTTGAACCACTCCTCTCCAGTCCCATCAACAGGACCTTCCCGTTCAGCCTCCAGCACATCTGCCGAGCTGCCATCTCCAGCTGCTCCACTTACGACGGGATCGACCTCCTTCCGATTCCCAACACCCTGAAGGAATACCTGAAGGAATATCATTACAAGCAGAAGGTCCGAGTGCGGCGTCTCGATACCAGGTGA